The Actinomycetota bacterium genome includes a region encoding these proteins:
- a CDS encoding DUF6166 domain-containing protein, translated as MDDVQVGEFFAAHAEAFEDILLAERLATADLPQTCPRLFEGLRGPGGCIVRVFEPDGTWRILPHRTGPSSLSPTGFEWGYAGAGPCELAHAVLAAELGPIEAELFAEPFKREVVARLPSQAWAFTGEFVRAWARRKGIDT; from the coding sequence ATGGATGACGTCCAGGTGGGCGAGTTCTTCGCGGCCCACGCCGAGGCATTCGAGGACATCCTCCTCGCTGAACGGCTGGCGACGGCCGACCTCCCTCAGACGTGCCCGCGGCTGTTCGAGGGGCTGCGGGGGCCGGGTGGGTGCATCGTCCGGGTGTTCGAGCCGGACGGGACGTGGCGGATCCTTCCTCACCGGACCGGGCCCTCGTCGCTGTCACCCACCGGCTTCGAGTGGGGCTACGCCGGCGCCGGACCGTGCGAGCTGGCTCACGCCGTCCTGGCGGCCGAGCTCGGGCCCATCGAGGCGGAGCTGTTCGCCGAGCCGTTCAAGCGCGAGGTGGTCGCCAGGCTGCCGAGCCAGGCCTGGGCGTTCACGGGCGAGTTCGTGCGCGCGTGGGCGCGACGAAAGGGGATCGATACATGA
- a CDS encoding site-specific integrase: MARTKPRAGRRDNRTGSYRFRSAKRPCAIELCVRDPETGERRFRTVKGVADDDAARRELARFVAEVVDGKVAAKTGRRTVEIVCREWLDRQHERARSGQIVPGTVAKSQAMVRHIIREVGRKRIDQLKVTDLEDLYNVRLPSRLGARTISDLAGVMYQVLQYALRRDYVRVNVAALVEERPRVADRDDEPPQDADLRSYLEAAQEKDWDLFAYLLAAAASGARREEMLGLRPKDVLLDSGELWFRLTVSKRGHARDLDGNLLDGPPIIVRPRGKTPAARRRVQVPDGVVAVLREHLRRLDEKARELGMRRWPADGFIFTAEPPGGKGPWLIEGAEATGRPLYPDTVNNRMERLSLKTGIHVTPHQLRHYAATVVAPFLTETEMQGRFGWKDSRMVRRYAHYRQARDAVASAALGQALGLTRSDAASEA, from the coding sequence GTGGCCCGGACGAAGCCCCGCGCCGGGAGGCGCGACAACCGGACCGGCTCCTACCGGTTCCGCAGCGCCAAGCGCCCGTGCGCGATCGAGCTGTGCGTGCGCGATCCGGAGACCGGGGAGCGCCGGTTCCGGACGGTCAAGGGTGTGGCCGACGACGACGCCGCTCGTCGGGAGCTCGCCCGCTTCGTGGCCGAGGTCGTCGACGGCAAGGTCGCTGCGAAGACCGGCCGCCGCACGGTCGAGATCGTGTGCCGTGAGTGGCTGGATCGCCAGCACGAGCGGGCCCGGTCCGGGCAGATCGTCCCGGGGACGGTGGCGAAGAGCCAGGCGATGGTGCGCCACATCATCCGTGAGGTCGGTCGGAAGCGAATCGACCAGCTGAAGGTCACGGACCTCGAGGACCTCTACAACGTGCGCCTCCCGAGCCGGCTGGGGGCCCGGACGATCTCCGACCTGGCGGGAGTGATGTACCAGGTTCTCCAGTACGCGCTCCGGCGCGACTACGTGCGAGTGAACGTGGCCGCGCTGGTGGAGGAGCGCCCACGTGTCGCGGACCGGGACGACGAGCCCCCGCAGGACGCCGACCTCCGCTCATATCTGGAGGCAGCGCAGGAGAAGGACTGGGACCTGTTCGCCTACCTGCTCGCGGCCGCCGCGTCGGGGGCCCGGCGTGAGGAGATGCTCGGCCTGCGACCCAAGGACGTGCTGCTCGACTCCGGGGAGCTGTGGTTCCGGCTGACCGTGTCGAAGCGCGGACACGCGAGGGACTTGGACGGGAACCTGCTCGATGGGCCGCCGATCATCGTGCGTCCGCGAGGGAAGACGCCGGCGGCGCGCCGGCGGGTCCAGGTGCCGGACGGTGTGGTTGCGGTGCTGCGGGAGCACCTGCGGCGACTGGACGAGAAGGCCCGCGAGCTGGGGATGCGGAGGTGGCCGGCGGACGGGTTCATCTTCACGGCGGAGCCACCGGGCGGGAAGGGTCCGTGGCTCATCGAGGGGGCCGAGGCGACCGGGAGGCCCTTGTATCCGGACACGGTGAACAACCGGATGGAGCGGTTGAGCCTGAAGACGGGGATCCACGTGACCCCGCACCAGCTCCGCCACTATGCGGCGACGGTGGTGGCGCCGTTCCTGACGGAGACGGAGATGCAGGGCCGGTTCGGCTGGAAGGACTCCCGGATGGTGCGACGCTACGCGCACTACCGTCAGGCCCGCGACGCGGTGGCGTCAGCGGCGCTCGGGCAAGCGCTCGGACTCACTCGTTCGGACGCAGCCTCTGAGGCGTGA
- a CDS encoding ABC transporter ATP-binding protein: MRADPAVVARDLVKTYGEFVAVSGVSFEVPARSCFGFLGPNGAGKTTTMRMIACSLPPTSGALEVLGMDVRAQPRAIKDRMGVVPQEESLDEDVTVLDNLLIYARYFGLPRTHAISRADELLEYMALSEKREREISELSGGMKRRLLIARALMNEPEVLILDEPTTGLDPQARHLVWEKLRSLKRMGVTLLLTTHYMEEAAQLCDRLVIMHEGRVLVEGAPRELVKAHTTSEVVEVIEPPDELKGEIEQIADRASLERLPDRWLIYTEDGEKVLGRIRTLDIDPGLVWLRGGSLEDVFLVLTGRGLLE, encoded by the coding sequence GTGAGAGCAGATCCAGCGGTCGTCGCGCGCGACCTCGTCAAGACGTACGGGGAGTTCGTCGCCGTGTCCGGGGTCTCGTTCGAGGTCCCGGCCCGGTCCTGCTTCGGCTTCCTCGGGCCGAACGGAGCCGGCAAGACGACCACGATGCGGATGATCGCCTGCTCCCTGCCGCCGACGTCCGGGGCGCTCGAGGTGCTGGGGATGGACGTCCGCGCCCAGCCCCGCGCCATCAAGGACCGGATGGGCGTCGTCCCCCAGGAGGAGAGCCTGGACGAGGACGTGACCGTCCTGGACAACCTCCTCATCTACGCGCGCTACTTCGGCCTGCCTCGGACCCACGCGATCTCGCGGGCGGACGAGCTCCTCGAGTACATGGCTCTCTCCGAGAAGCGGGAGCGCGAGATCTCCGAGTTGTCCGGGGGGATGAAGCGGCGCCTGCTGATCGCGCGGGCGCTCATGAACGAGCCGGAGGTCCTGATCCTGGACGAGCCGACCACCGGGCTCGACCCTCAGGCCCGGCACCTCGTCTGGGAGAAGCTGCGCTCCCTCAAGCGGATGGGCGTCACGCTGCTGCTGACCACGCACTACATGGAGGAGGCGGCGCAGCTGTGCGACCGGCTCGTGATCATGCACGAGGGCCGGGTACTCGTCGAGGGTGCGCCTCGGGAGCTCGTGAAGGCGCATACGACCAGCGAGGTGGTCGAGGTGATCGAGCCCCCGGACGAGCTGAAGGGTGAGATCGAGCAGATCGCGGACAGAGCCAGCCTCGAGAGGCTCCCGGACAGGTGGCTCATCTACACGGAGGACGGGGAGAAGGTGCTCGGAAGGATCCGCACCCTGGACATCGACCCCGGACTCGTCTGGCTCCGCGGCGGGTCGCTCGAGGACGTCTTCCTCGTCCTCACCGGGAGGGGGCTCCTCGAGTGA
- a CDS encoding DUF2269 domain-containing protein encodes MVLTAHLFFSVGWTGAVCAYLALGLSASRSAEAGTIRAAWIGMELVGWFVIVPLAVGSLITGILIALGTSWGLFRHYWVIFSLALTVFAVVILLLHMPTVSASASVARQADIDRLTQLGGDLFHPGLGLALLLVIQVLNVFKPRGMTRHGQRARAARGSTAVPGGLV; translated from the coding sequence GTGGTCCTGACCGCGCATCTGTTCTTCTCGGTCGGGTGGACCGGAGCCGTTTGCGCCTATCTCGCCCTGGGTCTTTCCGCATCTAGGAGCGCAGAGGCTGGAACGATTCGCGCGGCGTGGATCGGTATGGAGCTGGTCGGCTGGTTCGTCATCGTTCCGCTGGCCGTCGGATCGCTCATCACGGGGATCCTGATTGCGCTGGGCACCAGTTGGGGACTCTTCCGCCACTATTGGGTCATCTTCTCGCTGGCCCTCACCGTGTTCGCCGTCGTCATCCTCCTCTTGCACATGCCGACGGTTAGTGCGTCGGCGTCGGTGGCCCGCCAGGCCGATATCGACCGGCTCACCCAACTCGGTGGCGACCTCTTCCATCCTGGTCTGGGTCTGGCTCTTCTGCTCGTGATCCAGGTGCTCAACGTCTTCAAGCCACGGGGGATGACCAGACACGGACAGAGGGCTCGGGCTGCACGCGGTTCCACCGCAGTTCCCGGTGGCCTCGTCTGA
- a CDS encoding class I SAM-dependent DNA methyltransferase, whose amino-acid sequence MRGHMDAAEYKHVVLGLIFLKYISDAFEARHQHLLELEKTEGADPEDPDEYRAEHVFWVPPDARWDKLQAAAKQPEIGTLIDSAMDAIERENPSLKGVLPKDYARPVLDKRRLGELIDLISGIGLGGRDNQSQDVLGRVYEYFLGQFAGKEGKKAGEFYTPRHIVRLLVEMIEPYKGRVYDPCCGSSGMFVQSEEFIRAHGGRLGDISIFGQESNPTTWRLAKMNLAIRGIEANLGERAADTFHTDLHPDLKADFILANPPFNMSDWGGDRLRDDVRWRYGTPPVGNANFAWMQHMIHHLSPNGMLGLVLSNGSMSSNSSGEGEIRKNIVEADLVDCMVALPGQLFYGTQIPACLWFVARDKTGKPTKGGKALRNRRGSVLFIDARRLGTMVSRTQKELTDEDISRIAETYHAWRATAAAYDDVPGFCKSATLEEIRQHGHVLTPGRYVGAEDAEEDEEQFEEKMKRLTALLFEQQAEAARLDATIAEDLGRLGSG is encoded by the coding sequence ATGCGCGGCCATATGGACGCCGCTGAGTACAAACACGTCGTCCTCGGCCTCATCTTCCTCAAGTACATCTCCGACGCCTTCGAGGCCCGACACCAACACCTCCTCGAGCTGGAGAAGACCGAGGGTGCAGACCCCGAGGACCCCGACGAGTACCGGGCCGAGCACGTCTTCTGGGTTCCCCCTGACGCGCGATGGGACAAGCTCCAGGCCGCCGCGAAGCAGCCCGAGATCGGCACCCTCATCGACTCCGCAATGGACGCCATCGAACGCGAAAACCCCTCCCTCAAGGGCGTGCTGCCGAAGGACTACGCGAGACCCGTGCTCGACAAGCGTCGCCTCGGCGAGCTCATCGACCTCATCTCAGGGATCGGGCTCGGGGGACGCGACAACCAGTCCCAGGACGTGCTCGGCCGCGTCTACGAGTACTTCCTCGGCCAGTTTGCCGGCAAGGAAGGCAAGAAGGCCGGCGAGTTCTACACGCCGCGTCACATCGTCCGTCTCCTCGTCGAGATGATTGAGCCATACAAGGGCCGCGTCTACGACCCCTGCTGTGGATCCAGCGGCATGTTCGTGCAGTCCGAGGAGTTCATCCGCGCCCACGGCGGACGCCTCGGCGACATCTCCATCTTTGGCCAGGAATCCAACCCCACCACATGGCGGCTCGCCAAGATGAACCTAGCCATCCGCGGCATCGAAGCCAACCTCGGCGAGAGGGCGGCCGACACGTTCCACACTGACCTGCACCCCGACCTGAAGGCGGACTTCATCCTCGCCAATCCACCTTTCAACATGAGCGACTGGGGAGGCGACCGACTACGGGATGACGTCCGATGGCGCTACGGCACCCCCCCGGTGGGCAACGCTAACTTCGCTTGGATGCAGCACATGATCCATCACCTCTCACCCAATGGCATGCTGGGCCTCGTCCTCTCGAATGGTTCCATGTCCTCGAACAGCTCCGGTGAAGGCGAGATCCGCAAGAACATCGTTGAAGCCGACCTCGTCGACTGCATGGTCGCCCTGCCGGGTCAGCTCTTCTACGGAACCCAGATTCCTGCATGCCTGTGGTTCGTCGCACGCGACAAGACCGGGAAGCCGACCAAGGGCGGCAAGGCCCTGCGGAACCGGCGGGGCAGCGTATTGTTCATCGACGCCCGAAGGCTCGGGACCATGGTCAGCCGCACCCAGAAGGAACTCACCGACGAGGACATCTCGCGGATCGCGGAGACCTACCACGCTTGGCGTGCTACGGCTGCCGCCTATGACGACGTCCCCGGTTTCTGCAAGTCGGCAACGTTGGAGGAGATCCGTCAACACGGCCATGTCCTCACACCCGGACGTTACGTGGGGGCCGAGGATGCGGAGGAAGACGAAGAGCAATTCGAGGAGAAGATGAAACGTCTCACCGCGCTCCTCTTTGAACAGCAGGCTGAGGCCGCGAGGCTCGACGCCACAATCGCAGAGGATCTAGGAAGGCTTGGCAGTGGCTAA
- a CDS encoding helix-turn-helix domain-containing protein, translating into MSVRVMGWVWDHSTAAGSDLLVLLAIADSADHDGTNAWPSLESLARKARIDRRNVRRCVRRLEELGELRVELKSGGPPDRRRDRRTNRYTVVMSNEGAPTPSRGIDEGALVVGRGGAGGDHEGALAPPDPSFIRPEPSGGRDVEAVENPSNPEAVAALIQSIKDKLSRNRAEEILAESRARGGPR; encoded by the coding sequence GTGAGCGTCCGGGTCATGGGCTGGGTCTGGGACCACTCCACGGCGGCGGGGAGCGACCTTCTCGTGCTCCTGGCCATCGCGGACAGCGCCGACCACGACGGCACCAACGCGTGGCCGTCTCTCGAATCGCTAGCGAGGAAGGCTCGCATCGACCGGCGGAACGTCCGGCGCTGCGTTCGACGGCTCGAGGAGCTGGGCGAACTCCGGGTGGAGCTGAAGTCCGGAGGCCCTCCGGATCGTCGCAGAGATCGACGAACGAACCGCTACACGGTTGTGATGTCGAACGAGGGGGCGCCGACGCCCTCTCGTGGAATCGACGAGGGGGCGCTGGTGGTCGGACGAGGGGGCGCTGGTGGTGATCACGAGGGGGCGCTGGCGCCCCCCGACCCGTCCTTTATCCGTCCAGAACCGTCCGGGGGCCGAGATGTCGAAGCTGTGGAAAACCCAAGCAACCCGGAAGCGGTCGCTGCCCTAATCCAGTCAATCAAGGACAAGCTCAGCCGCAACCGGGCCGAGGAGATCCTCGCTGAGAGCCGAGCGCGCGGAGGCCCCCGATGA
- a CDS encoding response regulator transcription factor: protein MAEKMTVAVCDADALARRALEAIITSEPDLRFAFGSRSWKAVRKHLQDEDQVDVLVGCEDCILAPDAIAELAEMDIRAVCVLRKVAQRYSYEKLPAGVYAWILRDEVAPEQWPGIIRLAGAGYGLSSPRQWETWRESYAQALEGRNSRVFSDREAQVLSKVVKGLTNRQIAETLCISESTVKAHIHKLFEKTGLSRRIDLATWAQEHGTSAEALRGLTAKR from the coding sequence ATGGCCGAGAAGATGACCGTCGCGGTTTGCGACGCCGATGCCCTTGCCCGACGAGCCCTCGAGGCGATCATCACCAGCGAACCGGATCTACGGTTCGCCTTCGGGTCCCGATCATGGAAGGCCGTCCGGAAACACCTGCAGGACGAGGACCAGGTCGACGTCCTCGTCGGCTGCGAGGACTGCATCCTCGCCCCCGACGCGATCGCCGAGCTGGCCGAGATGGACATCCGCGCGGTGTGCGTCCTGCGGAAGGTGGCCCAGCGCTACAGCTACGAGAAGCTGCCGGCGGGCGTCTACGCCTGGATCCTGCGCGACGAGGTGGCCCCCGAGCAGTGGCCGGGCATCATCCGGCTCGCGGGGGCCGGCTACGGGCTGTCGTCACCGAGACAGTGGGAGACGTGGCGGGAGTCCTACGCGCAGGCGCTCGAGGGCCGCAACAGCCGTGTGTTCTCGGACCGGGAGGCCCAGGTGCTCTCGAAGGTCGTGAAGGGTCTGACGAACCGCCAGATCGCCGAGACGCTGTGCATCTCGGAGTCGACTGTGAAGGCCCATATCCACAAGCTGTTCGAAAAGACGGGCCTGTCCCGTCGGATCGACCTGGCCACGTGGGCCCAGGAGCACGGAACGTCCGCCGAAGCCTTGCGTGGCCTGACGGCGAAGCGATGA
- a CDS encoding P27 family phage terminase small subunit, translating into MTGPRGGRPRKPTRLKLLHGDEPRHVNHREPQPAVADKPPAPFREMSAEAKKVWRSLARDLHAAGLLTRVDRWSLRIQCERLALIERIEGLGVLSRLLVRDRDGDLRTNPLWRQWRDVTRASELWFREFGMTPASRSGIEVPDQRTEEELARLLFG; encoded by the coding sequence ATGACTGGACCGAGGGGCGGACGCCCCCGTAAGCCGACGCGGCTGAAGCTTCTGCACGGCGACGAGCCGCGGCACGTCAACCACCGCGAGCCCCAGCCGGCCGTGGCGGACAAGCCCCCGGCGCCGTTCCGTGAGATGAGCGCCGAGGCGAAGAAGGTGTGGCGGTCGCTGGCGCGCGACCTGCACGCCGCCGGGTTGCTCACCCGCGTGGACCGCTGGTCGCTGCGTATCCAGTGCGAACGCCTGGCGCTGATCGAGCGGATCGAGGGCCTCGGCGTCCTGTCCCGGCTGCTGGTCCGGGACCGCGACGGCGACCTGCGCACGAACCCGCTGTGGCGGCAGTGGCGTGACGTCACCCGGGCCTCCGAGCTGTGGTTCCGCGAGTTCGGGATGACCCCGGCGAGCCGCAGCGGCATCGAGGTGCCCGACCAGCGCACCGAGGAAGAGCTCGCCCGGCTGCTCTTCGGCTGA
- a CDS encoding restriction endonuclease subunit S — MQFTTDARKLARTGDILFCVRGSTTGRMNWADREYAIGRGVAAIRHRTRPHLQPLVRGVIEGELRGLLAQATGSTFPNVSARQLSDLTWPPIPEDEQLAIATMVGALDDKIDLNRRMSVTLAEIARAIFKAWFVDFDPIRAKAEGRDLGLPNPITDLFPDGLLESDIGQIPEGWQAEPLGDHIEVVRGLSYRGASLVGEREGLPLHNLNSVLEGGGYKYEGIKWYAGEYKGRHLAKPGDLIVANTEQGHNHLLIGCPAIVPGTFGHDALFSHHLYRVRALESSPLTRLFIYHLLLERRMRNEVIGYTHGTTVNMLSVDGLKHPRFAVPPADLVAAFEGLVGPMFKRSEHLIGEVRTLAALRDTLLPKLISGEIRVATEAA, encoded by the coding sequence GTGCAGTTCACAACCGACGCCCGGAAGCTGGCCCGCACCGGAGACATCCTGTTCTGCGTTCGCGGCTCAACCACGGGAAGGATGAACTGGGCAGATCGCGAGTACGCGATCGGCCGGGGGGTGGCAGCAATCCGTCACAGGACTCGGCCACACCTCCAGCCGCTTGTCCGCGGGGTGATTGAAGGCGAACTCAGAGGGCTACTGGCCCAAGCAACCGGATCCACCTTTCCGAATGTATCCGCAAGACAGCTCTCCGACCTGACTTGGCCGCCGATTCCCGAGGACGAACAACTCGCCATCGCAACCATGGTCGGGGCTCTGGACGACAAGATTGACCTGAACCGACGGATGAGCGTGACACTCGCGGAGATTGCTCGGGCGATATTCAAGGCCTGGTTCGTTGACTTCGATCCCATCCGCGCAAAGGCCGAAGGGCGCGACCTCGGGCTCCCCAACCCCATCACGGACCTCTTCCCCGACGGCCTGCTGGAGTCGGACATCGGCCAGATTCCCGAAGGGTGGCAGGCCGAACCTCTCGGTGACCACATCGAGGTCGTGCGAGGTCTCAGCTACCGGGGAGCGAGCTTGGTCGGCGAGCGCGAGGGGCTGCCGCTCCACAACCTGAACTCAGTTCTTGAGGGCGGCGGCTACAAGTACGAAGGCATCAAGTGGTACGCCGGCGAGTACAAGGGACGTCATCTCGCTAAGCCTGGAGATTTAATCGTCGCCAACACAGAGCAGGGCCACAACCACCTACTCATTGGTTGCCCGGCGATCGTGCCCGGCACGTTCGGCCACGACGCGTTGTTCAGCCACCACCTTTACCGCGTTCGTGCTCTTGAGAGTTCACCCCTGACGCGCCTCTTCATCTACCACCTTCTCCTCGAGCGCCGAATGCGAAACGAGGTCATCGGATACACACACGGCACGACCGTCAACATGTTGTCGGTTGACGGCCTTAAGCACCCGCGGTTCGCCGTTCCGCCTGCCGACCTTGTGGCGGCGTTCGAAGGCCTTGTCGGTCCCATGTTCAAGAGGAGTGAACATCTCATCGGCGAAGTGCGGACGCTCGCGGCTTTGCGCGATACGTTGCTCCCGAAGCTCATCTCCGGCGAAATTCGTGTCGCGACCGAAGCTGCGTAG
- a CDS encoding TetR/AcrR family transcriptional regulator: protein MPRLWTHTIEKHREEVRDAILDAAARLALERGPLSITMSEIADTAGIGRATLYKYFSDIPTILNSWHEREIRRHLQHLRETIAKSQPTERLTAVLNAWAHITREIQRHTGTDLAAVLHQPGHSATARAELRGLIQDVLREAILDGTVRDDVPVGELADYCLHGLTAAGQMSSTASIRRLVDVTVAGLRPPQGQPGRETSGSPRSGSRRR from the coding sequence ATGCCACGTCTGTGGACCCACACCATCGAGAAGCACCGCGAAGAGGTCCGCGACGCGATCCTCGACGCCGCAGCCCGGCTGGCCCTTGAGCGAGGCCCGCTCTCGATCACGATGTCAGAGATCGCTGACACCGCCGGCATCGGACGAGCCACCCTCTACAAGTACTTCAGCGACATCCCCACGATCCTCAACTCGTGGCACGAGCGCGAGATCCGCCGGCATCTGCAGCACCTAAGGGAGACGATCGCGAAGTCTCAACCCACCGAGCGATTGACAGCCGTACTCAACGCGTGGGCCCACATCACCCGGGAGATCCAAAGGCACACCGGGACGGACCTAGCAGCGGTCCTCCACCAACCTGGACACTCGGCCACAGCCAGAGCCGAACTTCGCGGGTTGATCCAAGATGTGCTTCGGGAAGCCATCCTGGACGGCACGGTACGAGACGACGTACCGGTCGGTGAACTCGCCGACTACTGCCTGCACGGGCTCACCGCCGCCGGACAGATGTCCTCGACCGCTTCCATCCGCCGCTTGGTCGACGTCACCGTTGCCGGACTGCGACCGCCCCAAGGACAGCCCGGGCGCGAAACCTCCGGTTCGCCTCGCTCTGGTAGTCGGCGCCGATAG
- a CDS encoding plastocyanin/azurin family copper-binding protein, which produces MKVFLGVIAGLVLLFVVLQIATGGRHGPGRHMGSGAHGEATRVAEGAIEIPVTARELAFDPSEITVDAGTEVAIVLTSVDMLHDFTIDELDGHVGAGPGETAKGGFRAEPAGRYTFYCSVPGHREAGMEGILVVRGSSTRGGHRPPAGGHDGR; this is translated from the coding sequence GTGAAGGTGTTCTTGGGGGTCATAGCCGGGCTCGTGTTGTTGTTCGTCGTACTGCAGATAGCGACAGGGGGGCGCCATGGTCCCGGACGCCACATGGGCAGCGGGGCCCATGGCGAGGCCACCCGTGTGGCGGAGGGTGCTATCGAGATTCCCGTGACGGCGCGCGAGCTCGCGTTCGATCCCTCCGAGATCACCGTGGATGCGGGCACCGAGGTGGCGATAGTCCTTACCTCGGTGGACATGCTTCACGACTTCACGATCGACGAGCTGGATGGGCACGTGGGCGCTGGGCCGGGGGAGACGGCCAAGGGGGGGTTCAGGGCTGAACCGGCCGGCCGCTACACCTTCTATTGCTCGGTTCCCGGGCATCGGGAGGCCGGCATGGAGGGCATCCTGGTCGTCCGGGGGTCTTCGACCCGTGGTGGACATCGGCCACCTGCCGGGGGCCACGACGGGCGATGA
- a CDS encoding helix-turn-helix domain-containing protein gives MGDTTRKAYSPNELARLIGVSPGHVRNLIRRGTIPSVRFGVRIAVPAAWLDAYLEGRDWAPMREAAHG, from the coding sequence ATGGGTGACACGACACGCAAGGCCTACAGCCCGAACGAGCTCGCGAGGCTCATCGGCGTATCGCCGGGGCATGTCCGGAATCTGATCCGGCGGGGGACGATCCCGTCCGTCCGCTTCGGCGTCCGGATCGCCGTGCCGGCGGCCTGGCTGGATGCCTACCTCGAGGGTCGTGACTGGGCGCCGATGCGGGAGGCCGCCCATGGATGA
- a CDS encoding DNA modification methylase, producing the protein MIRDRILELRRVPAGQLEPNPRNWRRHPEAQSRAVRAVLEDVGYADALLAREDDGRLVLIDGHLRAETTPDQEVPVLVLDVTEAEADKILATLDPLAAMAEPDPEALRELLEEVEIPSEELARELDRMAEVERSGGRTPADDLPDETPAVTKPGDLWVLGPHRLLCGDSTKPEDVERVMAGRKAALFATDPPFGVRYTGERPSRSKKGGDSGKDWTEKGWHDIPEAEYGTFLRGFTSAAAPHLQDDAAWYIWHAHRHAGLIQQVWRVLDVLDHQQIVWVKPAPMFATAYFNWRHEPCLFGWRRGHRPDWVDAHYAAKVTSVWEVSYDEGRRKQQAEHPTQKPVELFAIPMRIHTHPGDVCFEPFSGSGSQLVAAAQEGRVCCAIELEPRFCDLAVRRWEEFTGEEAVLEEPAGR; encoded by the coding sequence ATGATCCGAGACCGCATCCTTGAGCTCCGCCGTGTGCCGGCGGGTCAGCTCGAGCCCAACCCGCGCAACTGGCGGCGCCATCCGGAAGCTCAGTCAAGGGCCGTCCGGGCCGTGCTGGAGGACGTCGGATACGCCGACGCGCTCCTGGCCCGCGAGGACGACGGCCGGCTCGTCCTGATCGACGGCCATCTCCGGGCCGAGACCACGCCCGACCAGGAGGTGCCCGTGCTTGTGCTTGATGTCACCGAGGCCGAGGCGGACAAGATCCTCGCCACGCTCGATCCGCTGGCCGCGATGGCCGAGCCTGACCCCGAGGCGCTGCGCGAGCTCCTCGAAGAGGTGGAGATACCCAGCGAAGAGTTGGCCCGCGAGCTTGATCGGATGGCCGAGGTCGAGCGGAGCGGCGGACGGACGCCAGCCGACGATCTCCCCGATGAGACACCCGCGGTCACGAAGCCGGGCGACCTGTGGGTGCTCGGCCCCCATCGGCTGCTCTGCGGCGACTCGACCAAGCCGGAGGACGTCGAACGGGTCATGGCCGGGAGGAAAGCAGCCCTGTTCGCTACCGACCCCCCCTTCGGTGTGCGGTACACAGGTGAGCGGCCGTCCCGCTCCAAGAAGGGCGGGGACTCGGGCAAGGACTGGACCGAGAAGGGTTGGCACGACATCCCCGAGGCCGAGTACGGAACGTTCCTGCGCGGATTCACGTCGGCCGCAGCGCCGCATCTCCAGGACGATGCGGCCTGGTACATCTGGCACGCCCACCGCCACGCGGGCCTGATCCAACAGGTGTGGCGCGTGTTGGACGTGCTGGACCACCAGCAGATCGTCTGGGTGAAGCCCGCGCCCATGTTCGCCACCGCGTACTTCAACTGGCGACATGAGCCCTGCCTGTTCGGATGGCGGCGGGGCCACCGTCCGGATTGGGTGGATGCCCATTACGCGGCCAAGGTAACGAGCGTTTGGGAGGTGTCCTACGACGAGGGGCGGCGCAAGCAGCAGGCCGAACATCCCACGCAGAAACCGGTCGAGCTGTTCGCGATCCCGATGCGCATCCACACGCATCCCGGCGATGTCTGCTTCGAGCCGTTCTCCGGATCGGGGTCGCAGCTCGTCGCCGCGGCGCAGGAGGGCCGGGTGTGCTGCGCGATCGAGCTCGAGCCGAGGTTCTGCGACCTGGCTGTGCGCCGGTGGGAGGAGTTCACCGGTGAGGAGGCTGTCCTCGAGGAACCCGCCGGCCGATGA